From Phragmites australis chromosome 5, lpPhrAust1.1, whole genome shotgun sequence, a single genomic window includes:
- the LOC133919800 gene encoding uncharacterized protein At5g39865-like codes for MGCTGSRHALRGGVRGGGRSPYARSCSGPIAGGVHHTVALKSSTLGSLSLDRDEEMMKWRDDGGVSAAKTPPPKHLVRRQRQVLGSPAKTLVREPEVINVWELMDGLDDKDEEGDADSEERREKSAPGSPEFDPDVIAAFRKALDEISPPQDGPGNDEGIKKRDGTGSEEGVKKREIQRFPGIVRARVSAFQQRIDAKLAKMAPPQPPAPPPPPDSAGKVVLYLTSLRGIRKTYEDCWSTKSILHGYGVRVDERDLSMHSGFKDELHAALGSAGRLPQVFADGKHLGGAEEIRRMHEAGELSKALEACEMAPPSIAGKGIALEACSGCGGVRFVPCEECSGSCKVFLEDVGSFRRCPECNENGLVRCPLCCL; via the coding sequence ATGGGTTGCACGGGGTCCAGGCACGCACTGCGCGGCGGCGTCCGGGGTGGCGGCCGGTCGCCGTACGCGCGGAGCTGCTCCGGACCGATCGCCGGGGGCGTGCACCACACCGTCGCGCTCAAGTCCTCCACGCTGGGGTCGCTCAGCCTGGACCGGGACGAGGAGATGATGAAGTGGCGCGACGATGGCGGTGTCAGTGCGGCGAAGACGCCGCCGCCGAAGCATCTGGTGAGGAGGCAGAGGCAAGTGCTGGGCTCGCCGGCCAAGACGCTGGTCCGCGAGCCTGAGGTGATCAACGTGTGGGAGCTCATGGACGGCCTCGATGATAAGGACGAGGAGGGCGACGCCGACAGCGAGGAGCGGCGGGAGAAGTCGGCGCCAGGATCGCCTGAGTTTGATCCGGACGTCATCGCCGCGTTCCGGAAGGCGCTTGATGAGATATCCCCGCCACAGGACGGCCCGGGCAACGACGAGGGCATCAAGAAGCGTGACGGCACGGGCAGTGAGGAGGGCGTCAAGAAGCGCGAGATACAGCGGTTCCCGGGCATCGTGCGCGCGCGGGTCAGTGCGTTTCAGCAGAGGATCGACGCGAAGCTCGCCAAGATGGCGCCACCGCAGCCGCCGGCTCCCCCACCCCCGCCGGATAGTGCCGGGAAGGTGGTGCTGTACCTGACCAGCCTCCGCGGCATCCGCAAGACGTACGAGGACTGCTGGTCCACCAAGTCTATCCTCCACGGCTACGGCGTGCGCGTCGACGAGCGCGACCTGTCGATGCATTCCGGGTTCAAGGACGAGCTCCACGCCGCGCTGGGCTCAGCGGGCAGGCTCCCGCAGGTGTTCGCGGACGGCAAGCACCTGGGCGGCGCCGAGGAGATCCGCCGAATGCACGAGGCCGGGGAGCTGTCCAAGGCACTGGAAGCCTGCGAGATGGCGCCGCCGAGCATCGCCGGCAAGGGCATTGCGCTGGAGGCGTGCTCCGGCTGCGGCGGCGTGCGGTTTGTGCCATGCGAGGAATGCTCCGGGAGTTGCAAGGTGTTCCTCGAGGACGTGGGAAGCTTCCGGCGGTGCCCCGAGTGCAATGAGAACGGGCTAGTGCGATGTCCTCTCTGCTGCCTGTGA